The following are from one region of the Pleurodeles waltl isolate 20211129_DDA chromosome 4_1, aPleWal1.hap1.20221129, whole genome shotgun sequence genome:
- the LOC138287096 gene encoding olfactory receptor 5AP2-like produces the protein MLQSTEGANLTSVNEFIFLGLTDDPKLCAILFVLFLIMYAITLTGNTGIPILIKIDPTLQTPMYFFLSNLSCVDLCYSSAITPKMLASFLSNTKSISFYECVAQLFCFSVCGTSECLLLAVMAYDRYVAICNPLLYPIIINRRTCMWLVSLAYCGSALNAAVQATLTFNLSFCRSNVINHFFCDMPPLLKLSCSDTSRNELVIFVISFSFGIGSCSVILISYTFIITTILSIRSKEGRKKSFSTCASHIAVVSLFYGTIFFMYLRLNSRNSVMQDKVTSIFYTVVNPMLNPLIYSLRNQDVKRALKKLAKTKLESFAW, from the coding sequence ATGCTTCAGTCTACAGAAGGTGCTAATCTGACATCAGTAAATGAATTCATTTTCTTGGGCCTCACTGATGATCCAAAACTATGTGCTATACTCTTTGTGCTGTTCCTTATCATGTATGCTATCACACTGACAGGCAACACTGGAATACCCATTTTGATCAAAATTGATCCTACCCTCCAGACACCAATGTATTTTTTCCTCAGTAATCTTTCCTGCGTAGATTTATGTTATTCCTCAGCGATTACCCCAAAAATGTTGGCCAGCTTCCTCTCTAATACAAAGTCCATCTCCTTCTATGAATGCGTTGCTCAGCTCTTCTGCTTCTCCGTGTGTGGCACTTCTGAGTGTCTCCTATTGGCAGTTATGGCCTATGATCGATATGTGGCTATTTGTAACCCACTGCTTTACCCAATCATCATAAATCGAAGAACATGCATGTGGTTGGTATCTCTGGCCTATTGTGGCAGTGCCCTGAATGCTGCAGTCCAAGCAACGCTTACTTTTAATTTGTCTTTCTGTCGATCTAATGTAATCAATCACTTTTTCTGTGACATGCCACCCTTGCTGAAGCTCTCCTGCTCTGACACTTCCCGTAATGAGCTGGTCATTTTTgtaatttccttttcttttggaaTAGGATCTTGCAGTGTTATTCTGATATCCTATACTTTCATTATCACCACAATACTAAGTATTAGGTCTAAAGAAGGGAGAAAAAAGTCGTTTTCCACTTGTGCTTCTCATATTGCTGTGGTGTCCTTATTTTACGGGACCATCTTTTTCATGTATCTCAGACTAAACTCACGTAATTCTGTGATGCAGGATAAAGTGACCTCCATATTTTACACTGTAGTGAATCCAATGCTCAATCCTCTGATCTATAGTCTGAGGAACCAAGATGTCAAAAGAGCCTTgaaaaaactggcaaaaacaaagttAGAGTCATTTGCTTGGTGA